A genome region from Hoplias malabaricus isolate fHopMal1 chromosome 8, fHopMal1.hap1, whole genome shotgun sequence includes the following:
- the zdhhc16a gene encoding palmitoyltransferase ZDHHC16A isoform X1 produces the protein MRPCMSLMHLFGRWLRSCSRRTRNRIPRRLKNPLNYFRLLIESLYFNSLTNSDVVVDSLFEPVFWMVDILTRWFGKVFVFLVVALTSSILFIAYFCLLPLVLNTYSPGWIVWHICYGHWLLVMIVFHYYKAISTSPGNPPKMKNDIPFVSVCKKCIIPKPARTHHCGICNTCILKMDHHCPWLNNCVGHSNHRYFFSFCLYLTLGCLYCSISGRNLFIDAYNAIDHFKHMDVEKQGVPVTGVGLLIGIVPQESMTGKSYYHTPLPPYTFKDRMFHKSVIYMWVLTSTVAIALGGLTVWHAILISRGETSIERHINIKEARRMKKRGKVYRNPFNYGKLNNWKVFFGVEKRSHWLTRVLLPSGHVPYGDGLTWDIYPLKKDMMPV, from the exons ATGCGACCCTGTATGAGTCTGATGCACTTGTTTGGGAGATGGCTGCGGAGCTGTTCCAGGCGCACTCGCAACCGCATTCCTCGCAGATTGAAGAACCCACTGAATTATTTTAGACTCCTGATTGAGTCCCTCTACTTCAACTCGCTCACCAACTCCGATGTGGTCGTAGATTCCCTCTTTGAACCTGTCTTCTGGATGGTAGACATTCTTACCCGCTGGTTCGGGAAG GTCTTTGTATTTTTAGTGGTAGCTCTCACCAGCTCCATCCTGTTTATTGCATACTTCTGTCTCCTGCCCTTGGTCCTTAATACCTATTCTCCTGGATGGATAGTATGGCACATCTGTTATGGACACTGGCTCTTGGTCATGATAGTCTTCCATTACTACAAGGCTATAAGTACATCTCCTGGAAATCCTCCTAAG atgaaGAATGATATCCCATTTGTGTCTGTCTGCAAAAAGTGTATAATTCCCAAACCAGCAAGAACTCATCACTGTGGCATTTGCAACAC GTGCATTCTGAAAATGGACCATCACTGTC CTTGGCTTAACAACTGTGTTGGTCATTCCAACCACCGCTATTTCTTTTCCTTTTGTCTGTACTTGACTCTCGGCTGCTTGTACTGCAGCATCAGTGGCCGAAACCTCTTCATTGATGCATATAATGCCATAGAT CATTTCAAGCACATGGATGTGGAAAAACAAGGGGTTCCGGTGACAGGTGTAGGCTTGCTCATAGGAATTGTGCCACAAGAGTCCATGACTGGGAAG AGCTATTATCATACGCCTCTACCACCCTACACCTTTAAGGACAGGATGTTTCATAAAAGTGTCATCTACATGTGGGTTCTTACAAG CACAGTAGCAATTGCTTTAGGAGGTCTGACTGTGTGGCATGCTATCCTCATCTCCCGTGGAGAAACCAGTATTGAGAGACATATCAACATTAAAGAAGCCAGACGCATGAAAAAAAGAGGAAAG GTGTACAGAAATCCATTCAACtatggaaaactgaacaactgGAAAGTGTTCTTTGGTGTAGAGAAGAGGAG TCATTGGCTTACAAGGGTTTTGCTGCCTTCGGGACATGTCCCTTATGGTGATGGACTGACGTGGGACATCTACCCTCTTAAAAAGGACATGATGCCAGTGTGA
- the pgam1a gene encoding phosphoglycerate mutase 1a, which yields MAAYQLVLIRHGESCWNQENRFCGWFDADLSEAGIEEAKKGGQALKEKRFEFDICYTSVLKRAIRTLWLVLDGIDQMWLPVHRTWRLNERHYGGLTGLNKAETAAKHGEAQVKIWRRSYDIPPPPMEADHDFYSVISKDRRYADLTEDQLPSCESLKDTIARALPFWNDEIVPQIKKGKRVLIAAHGNSLRGIVKHLEGMSEEAIMELNLPTGIPILYELDKNLKPIKPMQFLGDDETVRKAMEAVAAQGKAKK from the exons ATGGCTGCTTACCAACTGGTCCTCATCCGCCACGGAGAGAGCTGCTGGAACCAGGAAAACCGCTTCTGCGGCTGGTTCGACGCCGACCTGAGCGAAGCTGGGATTGAGGAAGCTAAGAAAGGAGGACAGGCTTTAAAAG AAAAACGATTTGAGTTTGACATTTGTTACACTTCTGTCCTGAAGAGGGCCATCCGTACATTATGGCTTGTTTTAGACGGCATTGACCAGATGTGGCTCCCAGTGCACAGGACCTGGCGGCTGAATGAGCGCCACTATGGAGGACTGACTGGCTTAAACAAAGCTGAGACTGCAGCCAAGCATGGTGAGGCCCAGGTCAAGATCTGGAGGCGTTCCTATGATATTCCCCCTCCTCCCATGGAAGCAGATCATGACTTTTACAGTGTCATTAGTAAG GACCGCCGTTATGCTGACCTAACTGAGGACCAACTGCCTTCTTGCGAGAGTCTGAAGGACACAATTGCACGTGCCCTGCCATTTTGGAATGATGAGATTGTTCCTCAAATCAAAAAGGGCAAGAGGGTCCTGATTGCTGCCCATGGCAACAGTCTGAGGGGTATAGTGAAGCACTTGGAAG GTATGAGTGAGGAAGCAATTATGGAGCTTAACCTCCCTACAGGCATCCCCATACTTTATGAGCTGGACAAGAACTTAAAGCCCATTAAGCCAATGCAGTTCCTGGGAGATGATGAGACTGTGCGAAAGGCCATGGAGGCTGTGGCAGCACAGGGGAAAGCCAAGAAGTAA
- the zdhhc16a gene encoding palmitoyltransferase ZDHHC16A isoform X2, with protein MRPCMSLMHLFGRWLRSCSRRTRNRIPRRLKNPLNYFRLLIESLYFNSLTNSDVVVDSLFEPVFWMVDILTRWFGKVFVFLVVALTSSILFIAYFCLLPLVLNTYSPGWIVWHICYGHWLLVMIVFHYYKAISTSPGNPPKMKNDIPFVSVCKKCIIPKPARTHHCGICNTCILKMDHHCPWLNNCVGHSNHRYFFSFCLYLTLGCLYCSISGRNLFIDAYNAIDSYYHTPLPPYTFKDRMFHKSVIYMWVLTSTVAIALGGLTVWHAILISRGETSIERHINIKEARRMKKRGKVYRNPFNYGKLNNWKVFFGVEKRSHWLTRVLLPSGHVPYGDGLTWDIYPLKKDMMPV; from the exons ATGCGACCCTGTATGAGTCTGATGCACTTGTTTGGGAGATGGCTGCGGAGCTGTTCCAGGCGCACTCGCAACCGCATTCCTCGCAGATTGAAGAACCCACTGAATTATTTTAGACTCCTGATTGAGTCCCTCTACTTCAACTCGCTCACCAACTCCGATGTGGTCGTAGATTCCCTCTTTGAACCTGTCTTCTGGATGGTAGACATTCTTACCCGCTGGTTCGGGAAG GTCTTTGTATTTTTAGTGGTAGCTCTCACCAGCTCCATCCTGTTTATTGCATACTTCTGTCTCCTGCCCTTGGTCCTTAATACCTATTCTCCTGGATGGATAGTATGGCACATCTGTTATGGACACTGGCTCTTGGTCATGATAGTCTTCCATTACTACAAGGCTATAAGTACATCTCCTGGAAATCCTCCTAAG atgaaGAATGATATCCCATTTGTGTCTGTCTGCAAAAAGTGTATAATTCCCAAACCAGCAAGAACTCATCACTGTGGCATTTGCAACAC GTGCATTCTGAAAATGGACCATCACTGTC CTTGGCTTAACAACTGTGTTGGTCATTCCAACCACCGCTATTTCTTTTCCTTTTGTCTGTACTTGACTCTCGGCTGCTTGTACTGCAGCATCAGTGGCCGAAACCTCTTCATTGATGCATATAATGCCATAGAT AGCTATTATCATACGCCTCTACCACCCTACACCTTTAAGGACAGGATGTTTCATAAAAGTGTCATCTACATGTGGGTTCTTACAAG CACAGTAGCAATTGCTTTAGGAGGTCTGACTGTGTGGCATGCTATCCTCATCTCCCGTGGAGAAACCAGTATTGAGAGACATATCAACATTAAAGAAGCCAGACGCATGAAAAAAAGAGGAAAG GTGTACAGAAATCCATTCAACtatggaaaactgaacaactgGAAAGTGTTCTTTGGTGTAGAGAAGAGGAG TCATTGGCTTACAAGGGTTTTGCTGCCTTCGGGACATGTCCCTTATGGTGATGGACTGACGTGGGACATCTACCCTCTTAAAAAGGACATGATGCCAGTGTGA
- the mettl18 gene encoding histidine protein methyltransferase 1 homolog encodes MHCGNCSPVRLLQHVQVLNGGLRRSVMAFSFNFNIPLQTEGNCGEDSRENDQVKDGNNDNLNRKLDASESVHKKFKEAVEHRHTSDSLSHIKDSVTETVTIGTLPPLHYLNESVFEQTAPEREDGENILSLTMANNSDLITGVYEGGLKIWECTYDLLEYIDEVGETFSGKRVLDLGCGAGLLGILALKRGASMVHFQDYNCTVIEQLTIPNVVLNFDEESDEEDEAKTDEGPPPKRKALDSSCHLLTNHCSYFSGDWTSYLSLMQSKDPRPQYDIIFTSETIYNTDYYPSLHDVFHKLLAEDGVVYLATKTHYFGVGGGLYLFQKFVEEKNIFHIKSLKDINQGLKRNIVSLTFKKTN; translated from the exons ATGCATTGTGGTAACTGTAGTCCGGTACGTCTTCTGCAGCACGTGCAAGTTTTAAACGGTGGACTTCGTCGCTCAGTTATGGCGTTCAGTTTTAATTTCAATATTCCGCTACAGACTGAAGGAAACTGTGGAGAGGACAGCCGAGAGAACGATCAAGTAAAAGATGGAAACAACGATAATTTGAACAGAAAACTT GATGCTAGTGAGTCTGTGCATAAGAAGTTTAAGGAAGCAGTTGAGCACAGACACACGTCAGATTCTCTTTCCCACATTAAGGACTCTGTCACAGAGACAGTGACCATAGGCACATTACCACCTCTCCATTATCTCAACGAATCTGTGTTTGAGCAAACTGCCCCTGAACGTGAAGATGGTGAGAACATATTGTCTCTGACTATGGCCAATAATTCAGACCTTATAACTGGAGTGTATGAGGGGGGCCTTAAGATCTGGGAATGCACCTATGATCTGCTGGAGTACATTGATGAAGTAGGTGAGACATTCTCTGGGAAAAGGGTCCTGGACTTGGGATGTGGAGCTGGACTGCTTGGTATTCTGGCTTTAAAGAGAGGAGCCAGCATGGTCCACTTTCAGGACTACAACTGTACAGTGATAGAACAGTTAACAATCCCAAATGTGGTCCTCAATTTTGATGAAGAGAGTGATGAAGAGGATGAAGCGAAAACAGATGAAGGACCGCCACCTAAAAGAAAGGCTTTGGATTCATCTTGTCATTTACTCACAAATCATTGCAGTTATTTCTCTGGAGACTGGACATCCTATCTCTCACTAATGCAAAGTAAAGACCCCAGACCACAATATGACATCATCTTCACGTCTGAAACCATCTACAACACAGACTACTACCCTTCACTTCATGATGTGTTTCATAAACTGCTGGCTGAGGATGGAGTGGTTTATTTGGCGACTAAAACTCATTattttggggtggggggtggactCTATTTGTTCCAGAAATTTGTGGAGGAGAAGAATATTTTCCATATCAAATCTTTAAAAGATATAAATCAGGGCCTAAAAAGGAATATTGTGTCTTTGACATTCAAGAAAACAAACTGA
- the marveld1 gene encoding MARVEL domain-containing protein 1, whose protein sequence is MPPQPQVRRNYLEFLKSFIGIVRILQILLGAGLWVTIAANKYEGSVHFVLFVAVFFWLLTLALFFVTLLDKQDLVPIVGGERWLLTNVIHDFAATLLYLSAIGIMIYKTDKNSFCNVKHYRPPCSFAVYLTGSVFACLTTCVYLLSAIYGSCRKCRGEQTVV, encoded by the coding sequence ATGCCCCCCCAGCCACAGGTGAGGAGGAATTACCTGGAGTTCCTCAAAAGCTTCATTGGGATTGTACGGATCCTTCAAATCCTGCTGGGAGCCGGTCTTTGGGTCACCATTGCTGCCAACAAGTATGAGGGCTCTGTTCACTTTGTGCTGTTTGTGGCTGTTTTCTTCTGGCTCCTCACGCTGGCCCTCTTCTTCGTCACTCTACTGGACAAGCAAGACCTTGTTCCTATTGTAGGAGGAGAACGCTGGTTGTTGACCAACGTAATACATGACTTTGCAGCCACTCTGCTATATTTGTCTGCCATTGGCATCATGATCTATAAGACAGACAAGAACTCCTTCTGTAATGTGAAACATTACAGGCCTCCATGTTCATTTGCTGTCTACCTCACTGGCTCCGTGTTTGCCTGCCTCACTACCTGCGTCTATCTTCTCTCTGCAATATATGGTTCCTGCAGAAAGTGTCGGGGCGAGCAGACTGTGGTGTAA